The following DNA comes from Acidobacteriota bacterium.
GCCGCTGCGCGGACCGGACGGCTCGCTCACCAGCTTCGCGGCCCCGCTGATGGGCATGATGGTGCCCCTCATCTTCCTCCTGTTCCTGATACCGGGGGTGGTGCACGGCTACGTGGCCGGCACGGTAAAGACCCATCGCGACATCGTCGCGGGCATGACCGCCGCCATGGGCACGATGGCCTACTACCTGGTGATGGCCTTCTTCGCCGCCCAGTTCATCGCCGCGTTCAACAATTCCAACGTCGGCCTGCTGATCGCGCTCAAGGGCGCCAACTTCCTGCGCGACCTGAACCTGCCCGCCCAGGTGACGGTGGTCGGCATCGTGCTGCTGACCGCGGTCGTCAACCTGTTCGTCGGCTCGGCCTCTGCCAAGTGGGCGTTGCTGTCGAGCATCTTCGTGCCGATGCTGATGGGGCTCGGCATCGCTCCCGAGCTGACGCAGGCCGCCTACCGCGTCGGCGACAGCGTGACCAACATCGTCACGCCCCTGATGCCGTACTTCCCCCTGGTCGTGGTCTTCAGCCAGCGGTACGTCAAGTCCACCGGCATCGGCACCGTCGTGTCGCTGATGCTGCCCTACTGCGTCGTGCTCCTGGTTTCCTGGACCGTGTTCCTGATCGGCTACTGGATGCTCGGTCTGCCGCTGGGGCTCCAGGCCGCCTACACGTATCCCTGATCCGCCTCGACCGGGCGAACGGTGCCGTGGTCGTAGTCGGCCGAATGTGGCAGGATGGATGCATGGCTGCCAGCAGCCCGTCGATGACGCCGTCGGCCACCTCGCAGGAGGCCCTGCACGCGCTCCTGCGCGAGGTGCTGCCGCCGCAGGGAGGCTGGAGCGACGAGGAGTACCTGTGGCTCACGGATCGCTGCAATCGCCTGATCGAGTTCACGGACGGCCACGTGCAGGAACTCGCGATGCCGACGTTCACCCACCAGGCCGTTCTCGCGTTCCTCTATCGCCTGTTCCACGCGTACCTGGAGCCGCACGGCGGCGTCGTGATGTTCTCGGCCTTGCGGATGCGCATCCGCGAGGGCAAGTTCCGCGAGCCCGATCTGCTGCTTCTCCGCGATCGCTCCGACGCCCGGTGCCGGGACCGCTACTGGCTGGGCGCGGACCTCGTGGTCGAGGTCGTGAGCCCGGACGATCCGGACCGGGACCTGGTCGAGAAGCGCGCCGACTACGCCGAGGCGGGCATTCCGGAGTACTGGATCGTCGATCCCCGTGACGCGACGATCACCGTGCTCGCGCTGGAGGGCGACGCCTACGTCGAGCACGGCGTGTTCGCCGCGGGCGGCTCCGCCGGGTCACGGCTTCTGCAGGGATTCGCCGCGGACGTGACGGCCGTGTTCGACGCGCCGAAGGCCGGCGCCTGACCACCGGGGGCGCGTCAACGCGCTGTCACCGTGCCCCGGACATTCCCCTGAACGCCAGCTTCTGCATGCCCGCGCCGGTCGCCGCCACATAGAGATTGCCCTGCGAATCGGTCGCGATGTGGTGGCCGGCGCCCAGGATGCCCGCGGGGCGGACCGTGCCGAGGATCTCGAGCGTCGCGCGGTCGACGACGACGATGCCGTCATCGCCGCCCACGTAGAGGAACTGCTGTCCGGGGTCCGCGGACAGTTCCAGATTGCGCGCGAAGGGCGCGTCGGGGGTGATCACCTGGCCCACGAACGCGCCGCCCAGCGTGAAGACCTGCACGCGGCGGTGTTCGCGGTCGGC
Coding sequences within:
- a CDS encoding Uma2 family endonuclease, producing the protein MTPSATSQEALHALLREVLPPQGGWSDEEYLWLTDRCNRLIEFTDGHVQELAMPTFTHQAVLAFLYRLFHAYLEPHGGVVMFSALRMRIREGKFREPDLLLLRDRSDARCRDRYWLGADLVVEVVSPDDPDRDLVEKRADYAEAGIPEYWIVDPRDATITVLALEGDAYVEHGVFAAGGSAGSRLLQGFAADVTAVFDAPKAGA